In Cryptomeria japonica chromosome 5, Sugi_1.0, whole genome shotgun sequence, the genomic window TACCAAATAAAACAAACTAGCGCTGATACAATTCATAAAGACAAGTCCAAATCGTCATATAACTCCATTAATAGACACAGCTTAGCACAGAATACGTCTCTTTATTCATACTATCAAACTAGCACACCAGGTACATTCTAACCCTAATTTCACACACTACCCCAGATACAAATCATAAAGACAAGATATAAATCCTAACACAACTCATCCTACCATAGAGACGAAGAAAGACACAGAAGACACCATTATCAGCACTGAATGAAGAAGCTGTTCCAGCCAAAAGCGGTGCAGCCGCTTACACTGCTAGTAAATCGAGTATGTGCTACGCCATCACAATTAGCAGCATTATAAGCAGCGGCAGTTTGTCCTTGGTATACAAACTGATATCCTCCATGCAAATCGCTGGCTACATTAGTACACCCACAGTTACTGTAAGTAGCAGCCTGGTTACTACACCCAGAACCTGCCCATACACTAAAATAACTACCCACAGAAAGCCTTACAAACAAGAGGCATACAAGCAGTATTCCTATGTATTTCAAAGCAATAGTATTCTTCATAGCGTTACAATTCAATGTTGATATAGAGAACAATGCTTACAGGTACTACTCGAGGAGCTGTGCTTTGTATTTATAGAGAAAATCTGGGCATCAATCGAATGACCCTGTCGAAACGCTGTTTATGGCAGAATTATTCAAGGGAAATAACATCGATGACTGAGAGCAGCATGTTTTTCAAAGTCTACAtaaataacataaatatatcaatgCCCACTAAAGGCTAAAATTGACCCATAGAAGCATGGTTTCTGGGCTGTGATTTTATATCTACCCACAACACAGTCAATATGTTCTTAAGGTTTCTGGGCTGTGATTTTATATCTATCGGCCACTTTATTTGAATTGGTTTTTCATATCATGATGTTGTATAATATAGTGAATAGATTCGTATGAACTCTTCATACTGCTATTTCAAATCCACCCACTTTTCTGAACatatttaatatttttgttttttaataaaggGTGCTTACATTTatgcataaaaataataaaaatatatataattaaatattaaaaataaacatatcataaaaatatatatatatttaatatattattttattttattgttactgtagatatcaaataaataaattagttgttaaATAGATTACAATAAATCTTAAGTTATAAAATATCTAGaagttgattttttggatttgttTTTTAGATAAACGTCATGCTAGTCATGCTAGTCAATGGTCAAATAATGAATTGATTTAAATCTCATCCTAACTAAAAAGAAAGTGATAAATAGATGTCCACTTTTTATTGGTCAAAACTGACCTTTGATGCTAAACAAGATTATGTTTAAGAATAGCCTTCAAATAAAGGCTAGTGATTCTTAGTAAATTTTATTATATGTCCATACATTTGAGAGTACTATGGTGATTTATTAAAACAGGTAGCAACATACTGATATCTGAATAATATGTGCTTCAAACTAATAACATGCTTGATTAGTATATTTTTCGAACAACCCTAATGCACAAGTAATGATGCTACTAAGTGCAATGGTTCACATTTATTTGAAGGTAGAAAATATTAACTTTGTTTTAGCAACCATGCATGGTTTGATGCACATGGATgatgtaaatatatgtatatttgatGTTCATTAGTACATTCTAATGGGAGAATAACTTATTCCATCAAAATGCAAATGCTTTGGCATCTAAGTCACCTTTTATTGCACCGATTTGATGGGTTATAAAAAGTGTTAGCAATAAACATTTATGAGGGATTTTGGTGCCTCACGCAAATGTTCAAACCTTCAACTCCTCTCATAATCTTCCTATTGAGGATAGCTTACTAAAAGATACTTTATTAACAAGTACCAATTTACTTTAATCAAAGCTTATATTGTACCCAACTAATGAAATTTGTAGGTTACTAAGTTTTAGAAGATGATGAGAACAATCATCTAGAGCACTCTACGAAGGATCACTCACTACTACATAGAGGGGGTTTTTAAGAATATTTTGAGTAAATTGTCTTAACTTGAGACAAAAGGAAACTTTTATATTGTCTTAAATATTTCCTTTAAGTGTGTGCCTCAAATTATTATCTTAAAATTTTTCTCTATAAACAAAATATAGAACACACATATTATTATTGTCTATATAAAGACAATATAGAACACAAGACTTATTGTCTCGAGAGAGACAATAGTTGAGCTTTAAGACATATTATCTCTATAGAGACTATTTGTCTTTTATTCCAGCTATGTTCTCTCTAGAGACAATTTGTAGTGTCGTTCCATGATCCATCCTTTATGATGGGCTATGTCAGATACTAATGGACTCTTTATAAGCCCCTAATACTCTTTGCTTCATGTTTGACTCTATACATTGATTTTCTCTTtgatattagtggatacattatgaTTACGTTGATGATGTTGATCTAGAGTGACTAATTATGATGTTAGGCTTTATGTTTGGTTAACTAGTATTTAATCATTATCTAGTAGATGGGGGGATATATTTACTAATTATGATGCCTTGTCATGTGTTAACCCTTATTTCATGATAACATTAGATGTGGATGATGTTGATATTATTTATTATGCTATATATTTTCTATGGTGTCTTACTATTGTGGATGTgaaagggatgatgtcacatcactcatataTGAGCGgggtgtgatgttgtgattctcttccaTTTGCTTGTGTATTTTATGGTTAAATATATGTTGTGTATAGACATTTAGTATTATGCAATATGTAGGTAGTAGTTATCATCTCCACCTGCTTTTATAGGTCGAAGCATTCCTTTAATCCCAATGGAAATTGATTGGAGGTGACACTAAGGCCCTCCTATATCTTAACTATAGTGTCTTATGTGAGTTCTAGTGTTCTTGGTCTAGAGTTGTCTTGTTAGGATTTGAGTGTTTTATGTATGTTGTATTAAATATTTAATCTCTTTGATGGTTTTGGTGTTATATGTAGTTGTGCTAAATATCTATTATATTACTTGTATTATTTTATGGATTGCATTTACGGAttatattatttatcatttatataaTATGTggaaattattaatttatatttatttgtgggAGATGTTAATTAGTAATTGAATTTAAACTgccatttaatttattttatttgagtGATCCCTTGTTCAAATTGTGGGTTACTAATTTGGTCCTCAATGCAAGATGAAAGTCTTGTTTTGCATTTGAGTGCAATTTAGAAATGAATGGAGAGTGGTTTTGGGTAATCCTAGAGGTTGTTTTGTGGGTGGATTTTTAAAAATATGGACttttgaaaagggtttttcgaTCTACGTGTGgtttgaagtgaattttattgagGATTTGAGAGGAGAATTCATGAAGATTTGTAAGGGGGTTTTGAGGAATTTCTTTCAAGGCTTGGttatgttttgaattttattttgaagGCTTTTCAATTTGTGTTGAGTTATTGTTCATGTGGAGTTTGTATTCATATCGGGGTTTGCTCATTCTTCGTTCTCATAGTCCATTTTGCTTCAATTTCTAAGTTAGATTCTTACGTTCATTTGAAATTTTATGGATTGAAATGAGTTTTATCTTTGGAAATATTGAATTCTCTATGTCTTTGATGTCTTTTTTTTAttctaaaaatatattacattttttGTTGTTAGATTGATTATTTATTGGAATGGGTGTTCTCTATATTGCTTAATTTAGGGCTGTTTTTAGAGTTTTTCTTCTTGGAGTTTTAATTTTCATATTGGGTgtgataaaattaaatttttgaGTAGGAAAATCACCCCTCTCAAATGTGTTTGAGATAGCTTTTGCAATTTTAGGTGTTTGTTTGTTGGGATTTGAGCCCAATGTTGACCTTGGGTCCCAATCCTCCATCTGtcacaaaaacacataaaaaaagtaTAAATGTGCCATTTGATTTTTCATATGTTCCATTCTATAGTTCATAAGTGCTGAAAGATGTGGTAAAAGTGTAATTTCATGAAAAACATATGTAGTTTCATAAGATTGTCAGGGGTTTGTTCTTGATTGTTTcatattttgggggttttaaaggtTTTTTTTGTGTTCGTTTCATGATTTATCATATTTTCTTATGCTTGGTGGTTAGTTGTTCATTTGCAATGTCTTAGAAGTGTCTTCATTTGTATACCTGATTGGAAAGAATAAGAAGGTTTTGAGTTTGTACCCAATTCAATTTTAAGGTTTTAAGTTTGTACCCAATAAGAAATATGATTAGGGAGAAtaaatatattagcctaaggagaagaagatgtgtaagagaaagGGGAAAAGAAATTAAGATTTAGTTCCA contains:
- the LOC131067310 gene encoding antimicrobial peptide 1-like, with product MKNTIALKYIGILLVCLLFVRLSVGSYFSVWAGSGCSNQAATYSNCGCTNVASDLHGGYQFVYQGQTAAAYNAANCDGVAHTRFTSSVSGCTAFGWNSFFIQC